A single genomic interval of Bacteroidetes Order II. bacterium harbors:
- a CDS encoding SDR family oxidoreductase: MARYLVFGASGGIGQSVIRLLHQQGHQLVGVGRVQEKLHPLLHERNVVGLVADATKPEEVAHVVQQAEAQMGGLDGVVNCIGSLLLKPAHLTTPEDWYLTLRQNLDTSFFILKTAARTMLRQGGAIVLVSSSVSQHGLQNHEAIAAAKAGINGLVRSAAATYAKRGVRVNAVAPGLVRTPMTQHLTATEAAEKSSAALHALGRIGEPDDVAKAIVFLLDHNQSSWITGQVLAVDGGLSSVRSVA, translated from the coding sequence ATGGCACGTTATCTCGTTTTTGGCGCCAGCGGTGGCATTGGTCAATCCGTGATTCGCTTATTGCACCAACAAGGGCATCAGTTGGTGGGAGTGGGCCGTGTACAGGAAAAATTACACCCCCTGCTCCATGAAAGAAATGTAGTGGGACTGGTGGCCGATGCCACGAAGCCAGAGGAAGTGGCCCACGTCGTTCAACAAGCGGAAGCCCAAATGGGAGGCTTGGATGGTGTGGTCAATTGTATCGGATCGCTTTTGCTGAAGCCAGCCCACCTTACTACACCTGAAGACTGGTATTTGACCCTTCGGCAAAATTTAGATACGTCATTCTTTATTTTGAAGACTGCTGCCCGCACCATGCTCCGTCAAGGGGGCGCCATTGTGCTCGTTTCCTCATCGGTTTCACAACATGGGCTACAAAATCACGAAGCCATTGCAGCGGCAAAAGCAGGGATCAATGGCTTGGTCCGCTCTGCTGCGGCCACCTATGCCAAACGGGGCGTGCGTGTCAATGCGGTGGCGCCCGGATTGGTTCGAACCCCCATGACACAACATCTCACGGCAACCGAAGCCGCAGAGAAAAGTTCTGCCGCCCTTCATGCGCTCGGACGAATCGGAGAACCCGATGATGTAGCCAAGGCGATCGTGTTTTTGTTGGATCACAACCAAAGTAGCTGGATTACGGGCCAAGTACTGGCGGTGGATGGAGGCTTGTCCTCTGTACGATCTGTTGCGTGA
- a CDS encoding putative transporter, translating to MNWLVDLLTDKSTIAYTLLVYSIVIALGVGLGKIKIWGISFGIACVLFVGLGASFLGFEVNHEALHFAKELGLILFVYTIGLQVGPGFFASLRREGLKLNGLAALIVGVGGVLVIALHYMTELPMATLVGIMSGAVTNTPGLGAAQQTLADLAAQNPAIANAPVAAGYALAYPFGVLGIVLTMLILKRILQVNIPAEARLHNKKQVAINPAPSTITLTVKNPMVFGRPVKAIRDILKSNLVVSRIYQNGKISPTTGETILQENDVVLIVANREDFDRLRMVVGEDSKMDLSKTPQQDLVSRRINITRKEAYAKTLAELDVIHRFNVTITRVYRSGIEFIPDGRTHLQFGDTVTVIGDEVHIEALAREFGNSPKRLRTPNVASLFLGIAAGVLLGSIPFNIPGVPVPVKLGLAGGPLVVAILISRYGGNIAFNTYVKPSANLMLRELGIVLFLASVGLSAGTGFVETLVGGDGLYWLLLGALITLIPLLVVAPIARFVFRLNYMELCGLLAGASTDPPALSFANETTGTDAPAVTYAAVYPFTTFLRIMAAQLLILFFM from the coding sequence ATGAATTGGTTGGTTGATTTACTGACGGACAAAAGCACCATTGCCTATACCTTGCTGGTCTATAGCATAGTAATAGCACTTGGGGTCGGGCTTGGGAAAATAAAGATCTGGGGGATATCTTTTGGGATTGCTTGTGTATTATTTGTGGGCTTGGGTGCTTCTTTTCTGGGTTTTGAAGTGAACCATGAGGCCCTGCATTTTGCCAAAGAACTTGGGCTTATTCTGTTTGTTTACACCATCGGTCTGCAAGTGGGGCCTGGTTTTTTTGCCTCGCTTCGCCGAGAAGGACTTAAACTGAATGGACTTGCTGCGCTGATTGTAGGGGTAGGGGGTGTGCTCGTGATTGCCCTGCACTACATGACCGAACTGCCAATGGCCACATTGGTGGGCATTATGTCGGGTGCTGTAACCAATACGCCCGGATTGGGAGCGGCCCAACAGACATTGGCCGATTTAGCGGCGCAGAATCCTGCAATAGCGAATGCCCCGGTTGCTGCTGGATATGCCCTTGCCTATCCGTTTGGCGTACTCGGTATTGTTCTCACCATGCTCATTCTAAAACGAATCCTTCAGGTAAATATTCCGGCAGAAGCCCGGCTACACAACAAAAAACAGGTGGCCATTAATCCCGCCCCCAGTACCATTACCCTTACCGTCAAAAATCCTATGGTCTTTGGGCGCCCCGTGAAAGCCATTCGGGATATTCTAAAAAGTAATTTGGTCGTTTCGCGGATTTATCAGAACGGGAAAATTTCCCCAACCACCGGAGAAACCATTCTTCAAGAAAATGATGTGGTGCTGATTGTCGCCAATCGTGAGGACTTTGACCGCCTCCGGATGGTTGTGGGTGAGGACAGTAAAATGGATCTTTCCAAAACGCCGCAACAAGATTTGGTTTCGCGACGCATCAACATTACACGGAAAGAAGCGTATGCCAAAACTTTGGCCGAATTAGATGTAATCCATCGGTTTAATGTGACCATTACCCGCGTGTATCGCTCTGGTATTGAATTTATTCCGGATGGACGGACGCACCTGCAATTTGGGGACACCGTGACGGTTATTGGGGATGAGGTACACATCGAGGCGTTGGCGCGGGAATTTGGTAATTCACCCAAACGCCTCCGAACCCCGAATGTGGCTTCGTTGTTCTTGGGTATAGCCGCAGGAGTACTACTGGGTAGTATTCCTTTTAATATCCCTGGTGTGCCGGTTCCGGTTAAACTGGGTTTGGCAGGTGGTCCACTGGTAGTAGCCATCCTAATCAGTCGGTATGGTGGTAATATCGCCTTTAATACATATGTAAAACCAAGTGCAAATCTCATGTTGCGTGAGTTGGGTATTGTGTTATTTTTGGCAAGTGTTGGCCTTTCTGCTGGTACTGGTTTTGTCGAAACCCTTGTTGGAGGGGATGGCCTGTACTGGTTATTGTTAGGAGCGCTGATTACCTTGATCCCGTTGCTGGTGGTTGCGCCAATTGCCCGCTTTGTGTTTCGGCTAAATTATATGGAGTTGTGTGGCTTGCTCGCGGGTGCCTCTACCGATCCGCCCGCACTTTCCTTTGCCAATGAAACTACCGGAACCGATGCGCCCGCCGTTACGTATGCTGCCGTTTATCCGTTTACCACGTTTTTGCGGATTATGGCGGCGCAGTTACTGATTTTATTTTTTATGTAG